A window from Acidithiobacillus sp. encodes these proteins:
- the mdoH gene encoding glucans biosynthesis glucosyltransferase MdoH → MRPLGRPKAETAPEAPWISLLRHRRRSVLALTLVTVVGLLLLVDNILRDQALAPVWRVVYLSSYGLMSFFMIYNFYMILIGTWHVSQGIVGNPYHPLRERADPPKGEIMALLFPVYQEDVARVLAGLVATWDSIRTYRPDLALRVHAFLLSDSQCPAMVAHETMAVQRLKQERPDLPLFYRHRPININQKMGNLADFFRRYGRHYAYTLIMDADSIMDGEACIELWRAMVTHPRIGILQTNPRPVFRESFFGRMLQFSAHLYGSVFSYSLMVMQMGHAGYIGHNALIRTQAFMDHCILPKLPGSKPWGGKPLSHDFVEAAMMCRAGYEVWFVPELKGSYEEVPANIIAFLIRERRWMQGNLQHLRLLFINGLRWMHREIFINGAMGYITAPIWFVFLLVSAYTMVHFLSAAKLSIGSIRMLIVPMGLLLAASVVFLFLPRILAIFMHMRSHKAPMYGGRIKLIWSVLFDTALSFFYTPLLMVMISYFLWAWIKRRTVLWGQQQRDDRAVSWKDAWKSFRGVMILGIAGWAALLTLVRGAIQSPHAILLESITDGWMQPSSMLMWYAPILSGWTLSVFLVQWTSRTFPTINRLHWFAIPEEVNPPKLLQEVRALEQRFRSWWQIPDTDNPREYLPAFARIYKAQQENIGELPHRHAKTELYRRLRDKAMAEGKLSQREWILLMGSRQFQQYLCSDLGSEFLATLR, encoded by the coding sequence ATGCGGCCCCTAGGCAGACCCAAGGCGGAAACAGCGCCGGAGGCGCCATGGATATCTTTACTCCGCCACCGCCGCCGCAGCGTTCTGGCCTTGACTCTGGTGACCGTAGTGGGCCTGCTCCTGCTGGTGGACAACATTCTGAGAGACCAGGCCTTGGCGCCGGTTTGGCGGGTGGTGTACCTATCTTCCTACGGGCTTATGTCTTTCTTCATGATCTACAACTTCTACATGATCCTGATCGGCACCTGGCACGTTTCCCAGGGCATCGTCGGCAACCCCTACCACCCATTGCGGGAACGGGCAGATCCGCCGAAAGGAGAAATCATGGCTCTGCTATTTCCGGTGTACCAGGAGGACGTAGCCCGGGTCCTGGCTGGGCTCGTAGCCACCTGGGATTCCATCCGCACCTATCGTCCAGATCTTGCGCTCCGCGTCCATGCTTTCCTTCTGTCGGACAGTCAGTGTCCGGCTATGGTCGCCCATGAGACAATGGCGGTGCAGCGGCTCAAGCAGGAACGCCCAGACCTCCCGCTCTTCTACCGACACCGGCCCATCAACATCAACCAGAAGATGGGCAACCTTGCAGATTTCTTCCGGCGCTACGGCCGGCATTATGCCTATACGCTCATCATGGATGCTGACTCGATTATGGACGGGGAAGCCTGTATTGAGCTGTGGCGGGCCATGGTTACCCATCCCCGCATCGGGATTCTGCAGACCAATCCTCGTCCAGTATTCAGGGAGAGCTTTTTCGGGCGCATGCTGCAGTTCTCCGCCCATCTTTACGGCTCGGTATTCTCCTATTCATTGATGGTCATGCAAATGGGGCATGCGGGTTATATCGGCCACAACGCCTTGATCCGAACTCAGGCGTTCATGGACCACTGCATCCTGCCAAAGCTCCCTGGGTCGAAGCCCTGGGGCGGAAAACCATTAAGCCACGACTTCGTCGAGGCGGCCATGATGTGCCGGGCGGGGTACGAAGTATGGTTTGTCCCTGAGTTGAAAGGATCGTATGAAGAGGTGCCTGCAAACATAATCGCATTTCTCATCAGGGAACGGCGCTGGATGCAGGGAAACCTTCAGCATCTGCGGCTGCTGTTCATCAATGGCCTACGATGGATGCACAGGGAAATCTTTATCAACGGTGCCATGGGTTATATCACCGCTCCCATATGGTTCGTTTTTCTGCTGGTATCCGCATACACCATGGTACATTTCTTGAGCGCCGCTAAGCTTTCCATTGGATCCATTCGGATGCTGATCGTTCCCATGGGGCTACTTCTGGCCGCATCCGTGGTATTCCTATTCCTACCTCGCATTCTGGCCATTTTTATGCACATGAGGTCGCACAAGGCCCCTATGTATGGGGGACGCATCAAGCTGATTTGGTCAGTACTGTTCGACACGGCACTTTCATTTTTTTATACACCGCTCCTTATGGTAATGATCAGCTATTTTTTGTGGGCGTGGATCAAGCGCCGGACAGTTTTATGGGGGCAGCAGCAACGGGATGACCGTGCTGTTTCATGGAAAGATGCATGGAAATCTTTTCGCGGCGTGATGATCTTGGGAATTGCAGGATGGGCGGCCTTACTGACCTTGGTGCGTGGGGCTATCCAATCCCCGCACGCCATACTGCTGGAGTCCATAACAGACGGTTGGATGCAGCCCAGCAGCATGCTGATGTGGTACGCACCGATCCTGTCCGGCTGGACTCTTAGCGTTTTCTTGGTGCAGTGGACCAGCCGGACTTTTCCTACGATCAATCGCCTGCACTGGTTCGCCATCCCGGAGGAGGTAAATCCACCTAAGTTGCTGCAGGAGGTTCGCGCTCTGGAGCAGCGGTTCCGTTCATGGTGGCAGATCCCAGATACGGACAACCCTAGGGAGTATCTGCCGGCGTTCGCGCGCATCTACAAGGCACAGCAAGAGAATATCGGGGAACTGCCGCATCGGCACGCCAAGACCGAACTGTACCGTCGTCTGCGAGACAAGGCGATGGCCGAGGGCAAACTTTCCCAGCGCGAATGGATACTTCTGATGGGGAGCAGGCAGTTTCAGCAGTATCTGTGTTCGGATCTCGGGTCTGAATTCCTGGCGACGTTGCGCTGA
- a CDS encoding GNAT family N-acetyltransferase: MAVSEFFIQRQDDFANISSRPSASKAFRIRQYQLSDRQDIRRLCCDTGFLGKPIDRIFCDRELFADLHTTPYLDYEPEWTFVAEADGHLVGYLLGSVRRVFPWLLVYEGSLTALRMWSRSLKGTYDHHRSRIYVHWLLTRSFRECPRHPSGAAHMHFNVVTSYRGQGVGLALWRAFETALQAAGITHYFGEFFSYPGRRPELVYRRFGLRVYDAVDTTIYAPEIPQPVRLTCVHKVLNGQVPTCWAPRSSSRQ, encoded by the coding sequence ATGGCCGTTTCAGAATTTTTCATCCAACGCCAGGACGATTTCGCTAACATTTCGTCTCGCCCTTCTGCGTCAAAGGCATTTCGAATCCGCCAGTACCAATTATCGGATCGACAGGATATCCGCCGCTTATGCTGCGATACAGGCTTTCTCGGCAAGCCCATCGACCGGATATTTTGCGATCGCGAGCTCTTTGCCGACCTCCACACCACCCCCTATCTTGATTACGAGCCGGAATGGACCTTCGTCGCCGAGGCGGACGGTCACTTAGTAGGTTACCTGCTTGGTTCAGTGCGCCGCGTCTTTCCCTGGCTGCTCGTCTATGAAGGCTCCCTTACCGCCCTAAGGATGTGGTCCCGCAGCCTGAAGGGCACTTACGACCATCATCGCAGCCGAATTTATGTACATTGGCTCCTGACCAGAAGCTTCCGGGAATGCCCCAGACACCCTTCGGGGGCCGCTCACATGCACTTTAACGTGGTAACTTCCTACCGGGGCCAAGGTGTTGGCCTAGCCCTCTGGCGTGCCTTTGAAACAGCCTTGCAGGCAGCCGGTATCACCCATTATTTCGGCGAGTTCTTTTCCTACCCAGGGAGGCGGCCCGAACTGGTCTACCGGCGCTTTGGGCTTCGCGTTTATGATGCGGTGGACACCACTATCTACGCCCCCGAGATACCCCAACCCGTCCGCCTTACCTGTGTACACAAAGTCCTCAACGGGCAGGTCCCGACATGCTGGGCGCCGCGTTCTTCATCCCGACAGTGA
- a CDS encoding LysR family transcriptional regulator gives MDSLSGIMAFVRSAEMNSFVAASERLGVSASAISKSVARLEDELGVRLFNRSTRRLRLTEEGALFFERCRRIVEEIEEAEYELSRLVGMPRGKLRVSVPAIGYRMLMPVLREFVTRYPNIELDLDFNDRLIDMIAEGVDAAIRSGDMGNSQLKARCLGTFHFVLVGAPHYFASCGVPRVPTDLANHACLRYKFPTTGQLQEWKFDAERTGAARIPVPGTHTFNSVEALISASMAGLGIAYLPNFAVREAIGTGTLVFVLDEFVAESGKFSILWPGNRYMLPKLRVFVDFLVEKRVLGE, from the coding sequence ATGGACAGCTTGAGCGGGATCATGGCGTTTGTCCGCTCTGCGGAAATGAATAGCTTTGTCGCCGCCAGTGAGCGGCTTGGCGTCTCTGCGTCGGCGATCAGCAAGAGCGTGGCGCGGCTTGAGGATGAACTCGGTGTCCGCTTGTTCAATCGCAGTACGCGTCGACTCAGACTGACCGAAGAGGGGGCACTTTTTTTCGAGCGCTGCCGACGAATCGTCGAGGAGATTGAGGAGGCGGAATATGAGCTTTCCCGATTGGTCGGTATGCCCCGCGGGAAGCTGAGGGTCAGCGTTCCGGCGATCGGCTACCGCATGCTGATGCCCGTCCTCCGCGAGTTCGTGACTCGGTATCCCAACATCGAGCTCGATCTTGACTTCAACGACAGATTGATCGATATGATCGCCGAAGGCGTAGACGCCGCCATCCGCAGTGGAGACATGGGCAACTCCCAGCTCAAGGCTCGCTGCTTGGGAACATTCCACTTCGTTTTGGTGGGAGCGCCCCACTACTTTGCCAGTTGCGGCGTGCCGCGAGTTCCAACTGATCTAGCGAACCACGCATGCCTGCGATACAAGTTCCCTACGACGGGGCAGTTGCAGGAGTGGAAGTTCGATGCCGAGCGGACTGGAGCAGCCCGCATTCCCGTCCCGGGCACCCACACATTCAACAGTGTGGAAGCACTGATCTCCGCCTCCATGGCTGGTCTGGGAATCGCCTACCTGCCCAACTTCGCGGTGCGTGAGGCCATTGGCACCGGCACATTGGTGTTCGTCCTCGACGAATTCGTCGCGGAGAGCGGCAAGTTCTCGATTCTGTGGCCCGGCAATCGGTACATGCTGCCCAAGCTGAGGGTATTCGTGGACTTTCTTGTCGAGAAGCGGGTGCTGGGAGAATGA
- a CDS encoding MFS transporter, translating into METTLKASLPPPSHTASSRGQAWVLAAVCLAALILPLSFTGGVVATPTISRDLGGSSLALNWITNAFMLSFGSLLMPAGALADAFGRKRLFASGVLAFSIASVIIAWAPNIAWLDVLRAVQGIAAATALAGGSAALAQEFDGIARTRAFSLLGTSFGAGLAFGPVLAGLLIEHEGWRSMFLSSAFVGTFALLLGVPRMRESRDPDAMRFDWLGAVSFTGTLGLFTWGVLQLPTSGWSSFQAWGLIGGSLLAFAVFLRVERRTHRPMLDLSLFRYPRFVGVQMLPVATSYCYVVLLVLLPLRLIGIEGRNEVSAGLTMIALSIPMLVMPSIAAVLTRWASAGKISAAGLLIAALGLFWLSCIDPSNRQASLLGPLLVIGVGTGLPWGLMDGLAVSVVPKERAGMATGIFSTTRVAGEGMAIAIVSALLTLFIQFHLPENISTWRVATAQHLAMGDMAAVESHVLDTVNTNALVTVYGAAFQWLIYFLILITVFSAMVVGWLLGDQDRQHTDGYHISS; encoded by the coding sequence ATGGAAACCACTTTAAAAGCCTCCTTGCCGCCACCTTCCCATACCGCGTCCAGCCGAGGCCAGGCTTGGGTGCTCGCGGCCGTATGTTTGGCCGCGCTGATCCTGCCTCTCAGCTTTACTGGCGGTGTCGTTGCAACACCGACGATCAGCCGGGATCTTGGTGGCAGCTCGCTGGCGTTGAACTGGATCACCAATGCCTTCATGCTGAGCTTTGGAAGTCTCTTGATGCCTGCGGGCGCGTTAGCAGATGCGTTCGGCCGCAAGCGGCTCTTCGCGAGCGGGGTATTGGCCTTTTCGATTGCGTCCGTAATCATCGCATGGGCGCCGAACATCGCTTGGCTCGATGTACTGCGCGCCGTTCAAGGAATCGCTGCTGCAACGGCACTGGCGGGCGGGTCGGCAGCGCTCGCTCAAGAGTTCGACGGCATCGCGCGCACCCGGGCATTCAGCCTGCTGGGCACCAGCTTCGGCGCAGGACTGGCGTTTGGCCCAGTGCTGGCGGGACTGCTCATCGAGCACGAGGGATGGCGTTCGATGTTTCTTTCCAGCGCCTTTGTTGGGACATTTGCTCTGTTACTGGGCGTGCCCAGGATGCGGGAATCACGTGATCCTGACGCGATGCGTTTTGATTGGCTAGGCGCAGTAAGCTTCACCGGCACGCTCGGTCTGTTCACCTGGGGGGTGTTGCAATTGCCCACTAGTGGCTGGTCAAGCTTTCAAGCATGGGGACTGATCGGCGGATCCTTGTTGGCGTTCGCCGTCTTTCTCCGCGTCGAAAGGCGAACACACCGACCCATGCTAGACCTGTCGCTGTTTCGGTATCCGCGTTTCGTTGGCGTGCAGATGCTACCGGTGGCGACCAGCTATTGCTATGTGGTCCTCCTGGTTTTGTTGCCCTTGCGACTTATCGGCATTGAGGGTCGAAACGAAGTCAGCGCGGGGTTGACCATGATCGCGCTGTCGATTCCGATGCTGGTGATGCCCAGTATCGCCGCCGTCCTGACCCGATGGGCTTCGGCAGGCAAGATATCTGCCGCCGGGCTGTTGATCGCCGCGCTCGGATTGTTCTGGCTTAGCTGCATTGATCCGTCAAATCGTCAGGCATCCCTCTTGGGGCCGTTGTTGGTCATCGGCGTCGGAACGGGGCTTCCGTGGGGACTCATGGATGGCCTGGCGGTAAGCGTAGTGCCCAAGGAGCGCGCTGGCATGGCCACCGGCATCTTCAGCACCACCCGAGTGGCGGGCGAAGGCATGGCCATCGCCATCGTGAGCGCGCTGCTGACCTTGTTCATTCAATTCCATCTGCCAGAGAACATCTCAACGTGGCGTGTCGCAACAGCACAGCATCTCGCCATGGGCGACATGGCTGCCGTAGAAAGTCATGTCCTCGATACTGTCAACACCAACGCTCTGGTTACCGTATATGGCGCGGCCTTTCAGTGGCTCATCTACTTCCTGATTCTTATCACCGTTTTCTCAGCCATGGTGGTAGGCTGGTTGCTGGGAGACCAAGATCGTCAACATACTGACGGCTACCACATCTCCTCGTGA
- the iro gene encoding iron oxidase: MRRRDLLKGIAITAGAVVAGSITGMNPIGVAHAAEKCPGMTPKATLQYQPHPKGKDQCSVCAYFIAPHCCTVVAGSIAPAGWCMAFIPKPA, from the coding sequence ATGCGTCGGCGTGATCTGTTGAAGGGTATTGCGATTACGGCCGGCGCTGTGGTGGCAGGATCCATTACAGGCATGAATCCTATTGGCGTAGCCCATGCGGCAGAGAAATGTCCGGGAATGACACCGAAAGCTACGTTGCAGTATCAGCCACATCCCAAGGGCAAGGATCAATGTTCCGTGTGCGCATATTTTATTGCGCCACACTGCTGCACAGTCGTGGCTGGCTCCATCGCGCCAGCCGGTTGGTGTATGGCATTTATACCGAAACCAGCGTAG
- a CDS encoding plasma-membrane proton-efflux P-type ATPase, whose protein sequence is MKPDTDQSKAPEAKSVPKPKSKSDAKDDLKSLPLAEVEKKLASSPDGLTQAEAEKRLTQYGPNEIEEKRANAFLKFLTYFWGPIPWMIEAAVILSAVARHWPDFFIILVLLLANAVVGFWEEHAAGNAIEALKAKLAVKARVIRDGKWVNPAARELVPGDVIRMRLGDIVPADVRLLDGDPMSVDQSALTGESLPASRKLGDAVFSGSIIRRGESSALVYATGANTYFGKTAELVQDAHTVSHFQKAVLKIGNYLIILAVVLVAVIIGVAIFRGDPILTTLQFALVLTVAAIPVAMPTVLSVTMAVGARQLAKKQAIVSRLVAIEELAGVDILCADKTGTLTQNQLTLGDPFCVNGIPTEQVILDAALASRADDKDTIDLAVLGGLKDDKALKGYQVTHFQAFDPVHKRTEATIKGADGKPFKVTKGAPQVILALAANAGEVKSAVDKAVNDFAASGFRSLGVARSEGDGPWQFVGVLPLFDPPREDAKATIATALAMGVQVKMVTGDALAIAKETAKKLDMGANILDASSLGDSKKEETAEVAESIEKADGFAQVFPEHKFHIVDVLQKRGHIVGMTGDGVNDAPALKKADCGIAVSDATDAARAAAAIVLMTPGLSVIIDAIKESRKIFQRMNSYAIYRIAETLRVLLFMTLSILIFNFYPVTAVMIVMLALLNDGAILSIAYDNVHYRDQPEAWNMRMVLGIATVLGLVGPIAAFGLFFLGDRVYHLNHAHLQTMMYLMLSVAGHLTIFQTRTRGPFWSIRPARILWGAVLGTQIVATLIAVYGLFMTPLGWGWAAFVWGYALAWFLVTDPVKLLAYRILDPVKAGTKPGSKNSLIGCKP, encoded by the coding sequence ATGAAACCAGATACCGACCAGTCCAAGGCGCCCGAAGCGAAGTCAGTTCCGAAGCCTAAATCGAAGTCCGATGCGAAGGACGATCTGAAATCCCTGCCGCTGGCGGAGGTGGAGAAGAAATTGGCGTCGTCGCCGGACGGGCTCACCCAAGCCGAGGCGGAAAAGCGGCTGACCCAATACGGACCGAACGAGATCGAAGAAAAGAGGGCCAATGCCTTCCTCAAATTCCTCACCTATTTTTGGGGCCCGATCCCGTGGATGATCGAAGCAGCCGTGATTCTTTCGGCCGTAGCCCGGCATTGGCCGGACTTTTTCATCATCCTGGTTCTGCTCTTGGCCAACGCCGTGGTCGGATTCTGGGAGGAACACGCAGCGGGCAATGCCATCGAGGCCCTCAAGGCCAAGCTGGCAGTCAAGGCCCGGGTGATACGTGACGGGAAGTGGGTCAACCCGGCGGCGCGCGAGCTGGTGCCGGGCGATGTCATTCGCATGCGCCTGGGCGACATCGTGCCGGCGGATGTGCGGCTGCTCGACGGCGACCCCATGTCGGTCGACCAGTCCGCGCTGACCGGAGAGTCCTTGCCCGCGTCGCGCAAGCTGGGCGACGCGGTGTTTTCCGGTTCCATCATCCGCCGCGGTGAGAGTAGCGCGCTGGTCTATGCCACGGGCGCGAACACCTACTTCGGCAAGACCGCAGAACTGGTGCAAGACGCCCACACCGTCAGTCATTTTCAAAAGGCGGTGTTAAAAATCGGCAACTACCTGATCATTCTCGCGGTGGTGCTGGTGGCTGTGATTATTGGTGTCGCGATTTTCCGCGGCGATCCGATCCTCACCACCTTGCAATTCGCCCTGGTCCTGACCGTGGCCGCGATTCCGGTGGCGATGCCCACGGTATTGTCGGTCACGATGGCGGTCGGCGCGCGTCAGCTCGCCAAGAAGCAGGCGATCGTCAGCCGGTTGGTGGCCATTGAGGAACTGGCTGGCGTGGACATATTGTGCGCGGACAAGACCGGCACCCTGACCCAGAACCAGCTGACGCTGGGCGATCCGTTCTGCGTGAACGGTATCCCTACCGAGCAAGTCATCCTCGACGCCGCGCTGGCGTCGCGCGCGGACGACAAGGACACCATCGATCTGGCCGTGCTGGGCGGACTGAAAGACGACAAGGCCCTGAAGGGCTACCAGGTAACACATTTCCAGGCGTTCGACCCGGTGCACAAGCGCACCGAAGCGACCATCAAGGGCGCGGATGGAAAACCATTCAAGGTGACCAAGGGCGCTCCGCAGGTGATCCTGGCGCTGGCGGCCAATGCCGGTGAAGTCAAGTCCGCAGTCGACAAAGCGGTCAACGACTTCGCGGCGAGCGGTTTTCGTTCGCTGGGCGTGGCGCGGTCCGAGGGAGATGGCCCATGGCAGTTTGTCGGCGTGCTGCCCTTGTTCGATCCGCCGCGGGAAGATGCCAAGGCAACCATTGCCACCGCGCTGGCGATGGGCGTGCAGGTCAAGATGGTGACGGGGGACGCACTGGCTATCGCCAAGGAAACCGCCAAGAAGCTGGACATGGGCGCCAATATCCTCGATGCCTCCAGCCTCGGCGACTCCAAAAAGGAAGAAACCGCAGAGGTGGCCGAGTCCATCGAAAAGGCCGATGGTTTCGCCCAGGTGTTTCCCGAACACAAGTTCCACATCGTGGATGTCCTGCAAAAACGCGGCCATATCGTCGGCATGACCGGCGACGGGGTGAATGATGCCCCCGCGCTGAAGAAAGCCGACTGCGGCATCGCCGTATCGGACGCGACCGACGCGGCGCGCGCGGCAGCGGCCATCGTGCTGATGACGCCGGGCCTGTCGGTGATCATCGATGCGATCAAGGAAAGCCGGAAGATTTTCCAGAGGATGAACAGCTACGCGATCTACCGCATTGCCGAAACGCTGCGCGTGCTGCTGTTCATGACGCTCTCGATCCTGATCTTCAATTTCTATCCGGTGACGGCGGTAATGATCGTGATGCTCGCCTTGCTCAACGACGGCGCCATCCTGTCCATCGCCTATGACAACGTGCATTACAGGGACCAGCCCGAGGCCTGGAACATGCGCATGGTGCTGGGGATTGCCACAGTGCTGGGCCTTGTCGGCCCCATCGCCGCGTTTGGCCTGTTTTTCCTTGGCGATCGGGTCTATCACCTCAACCATGCGCATCTCCAGACAATGATGTATCTGATGCTGTCGGTAGCCGGGCATCTGACGATTTTCCAGACGCGCACGCGCGGCCCCTTCTGGTCGATACGCCCGGCGCGGATTTTGTGGGGGGCCGTGCTCGGCACGCAAATCGTGGCGACGCTGATAGCGGTTTATGGGCTGTTCATGACGCCCCTAGGCTGGGGTTGGGCGGCGTTCGTCTGGGGTTATGCGCTGGCGTGGTTCCTCGTGACCGACCCTGTGAAGCTGCTCGCCTATCGGATTCTTGATCCAGTCAAAGCGGGAACCAAGCCTGGTTCCAAAAACTCATTAATTGGGTGTAAGCCATAA